Proteins from a single region of Geothermobacter hydrogeniphilus:
- a CDS encoding DUF4019 domain-containing protein yields the protein MLRKYGIHVTLLLAALAIIILPRLHQKPDPAKLAEANRSATRFLQLVDNQNYEQSWQAAAKLLQEKVPSEEWIKKLTSLRQWTGPVVERKQVEARYTTEAKDSPDGEYIMLNYESKYRNQPDTKEQIIVMLDDDHLWRVAGYFVK from the coding sequence TCCATGTCACCCTGCTGCTCGCCGCCCTGGCGATCATCATTCTCCCCCGACTGCACCAGAAGCCGGATCCGGCCAAGCTGGCGGAGGCAAACCGGAGCGCAACCCGGTTTCTGCAACTGGTCGACAACCAGAACTATGAACAAAGCTGGCAGGCCGCGGCCAAACTGCTGCAGGAAAAAGTTCCCAGTGAAGAGTGGATCAAGAAACTGACCAGTCTGCGCCAATGGACCGGACCGGTGGTGGAACGCAAACAGGTCGAAGCCCGCTATACGACCGAGGCCAAGGACAGCCCCGACGGCGAGTACATCATGCTCAACTACGAATCGAAATATCGGAACCAGCCCGACACCAAGGAACAGATCATCGTCATGCTGGATGATGACCACCTCTGGCGCGTGGCCGGCTATTTCGTCAAATAA
- a CDS encoding DUF1059 domain-containing protein, translating to MGRKYVECRDFSGDDHCSEVLTGNNDEELMEAVIKHAINMHGMANTTDFRTKVSMTFKEGTPTH from the coding sequence ATGGGACGCAAATATGTTGAATGCAGGGATTTTTCCGGAGACGATCACTGCAGTGAAGTTCTGACCGGAAACAATGACGAAGAACTGATGGAAGCGGTGATCAAGCATGCCATCAACATGCATGGAATGGCGAACACCACCGACTTCAGAACCAAGGTTTCGATGACGTTCAAAGAGGGGACGCCGACGCATTAA
- a CDS encoding acyltransferase, with protein MLRFLPRKLRVVISMSLLCGNTALHCLPIFCLALAKLVVPLPVWRGLCTRLLNVMTSSWITVNGFWIGMVRKNPWDVDIRSELSPDNWYLVTCNHQSWADIFISQQLLNRRVPQMKFFLKQELIWVPVIGLVWWALDFPFMKRYSKQYLKKHPEKRGKDFETTRRACAKFRHLPAAIFNFMEGTRFTPDKHQRQSSPYRHLLKPRPGGTGYVLGAMGEQLQALIDITIYYPEGVPGFRDFLSGDKSSVKVVIDSRPLPQHLRSGDYGSDPAFRTAVQKWVNEIWQEKDELLESLAAES; from the coding sequence ATGCTCAGATTCCTGCCAAGAAAACTGCGTGTCGTTATTTCGATGTCGCTGCTCTGCGGCAACACCGCGCTTCACTGCCTGCCGATCTTCTGCCTCGCGCTGGCCAAGCTGGTTGTTCCGCTTCCCGTCTGGCGCGGGCTCTGCACCCGACTGCTCAATGTCATGACCTCCTCCTGGATCACGGTCAACGGCTTCTGGATCGGCATGGTTCGAAAAAATCCCTGGGATGTTGACATCAGGAGTGAATTGAGTCCCGATAACTGGTATCTGGTCACCTGCAACCATCAGTCGTGGGCCGATATTTTTATCTCCCAGCAACTGCTCAACCGGCGTGTGCCGCAGATGAAGTTTTTTCTCAAGCAGGAACTGATCTGGGTTCCGGTGATCGGGCTGGTCTGGTGGGCGCTCGATTTTCCGTTCATGAAGCGCTACAGCAAGCAGTACCTGAAAAAACACCCCGAAAAGCGTGGCAAGGATTTCGAAACCACCCGCCGTGCCTGTGCCAAATTCCGTCACCTGCCGGCGGCGATCTTCAATTTCATGGAAGGAACCCGCTTCACGCCCGACAAGCATCAACGGCAGTCCTCACCCTACCGGCATCTGCTTAAACCGCGCCCCGGCGGCACCGGGTATGTCCTCGGCGCCATGGGCGAACAGCTGCAGGCACTGATCGACATCACCATCTACTATCCGGAGGGTGTCCCCGGTTTCCGGGATTTTCTCAGTGGAGACAAGAGCAGCGTCAAAGTGGTGATTGATTCCCGGCCGCTTCCGCAGCATCTGCGCAGTGGCGATTATGGCAGCGATCCGGCCTTTCGGACGGCGGTGCAGAAATGGGTCAATGAAATCTGGCAGGAGAAGGACGAACTGCTGGAATCATTGGCGGCAGAATCCTGA
- a CDS encoding lipoate--protein ligase family protein, whose protein sequence is MLKPPALPGDTQRGFLPSTRWRIPLEKKDIIKYNRCMSVTCPDFDSTLPIVDRPWQIDCPEPIPDPAASIGYDEQLLQRVLSGDSGPVICIKHDPRCLVVTRREARFPHFEEAAEILAGEGWPLVVRCSGGSCVPQGPGILNLSLVFPKPKGWLLENGYRLLCGLFARLLEGYGLAAGIGEVPGSFCDGRYNLQVAGRKLLGTAQRWAGGSSGRSAVLAHACLLVDLDLVEATAAVNRFYRLCGQELQFDPGACATLRECLGGEASGLLMADLFTRLEMLLGEFFSSPD, encoded by the coding sequence GTGCTGAAGCCCCCGGCTCTGCCGGGGGATACTCAACGTGGTTTCCTTCCGTCGACCCGTTGGCGCATCCCACTGGAGAAGAAAGACATCATCAAGTACAATCGGTGCATGTCTGTCACCTGCCCGGATTTCGATTCCACCCTGCCAATCGTCGACCGTCCCTGGCAGATCGACTGCCCCGAGCCGATCCCCGACCCGGCGGCCAGCATCGGTTACGACGAACAGTTGCTGCAGCGGGTACTCAGCGGTGACAGCGGACCCGTCATCTGCATAAAACATGATCCCCGCTGCCTGGTGGTGACCCGCCGCGAGGCGCGGTTTCCGCATTTCGAGGAGGCTGCAGAGATCCTGGCGGGGGAGGGCTGGCCGCTGGTGGTGCGTTGCTCCGGCGGTTCCTGCGTGCCGCAGGGGCCGGGGATCCTCAACCTGTCGCTGGTTTTTCCCAAGCCGAAGGGATGGCTGCTGGAGAACGGTTATCGACTCCTCTGCGGCTTGTTCGCCCGGCTGCTGGAAGGCTACGGTTTGGCGGCCGGGATCGGTGAAGTTCCCGGTTCCTTCTGTGACGGCCGCTACAACCTGCAGGTTGCCGGCCGCAAATTGCTCGGCACCGCCCAGCGCTGGGCCGGGGGGAGCAGTGGGCGGTCGGCGGTGCTGGCTCATGCCTGCCTGCTGGTTGACCTCGACCTGGTCGAGGCGACGGCGGCGGTGAATCGCTTCTACCGGCTCTGCGGGCAGGAGCTGCAGTTCGATCCGGGGGCCTGTGCCACCCTGCGGGAATGTCTCGGCGGGGAAGCCTCGGGATTGCTCATGGCGGACCTGTTCACCCGTCTGGAAATGTTGCTCGGAGAATTTTTCTCTTCTCCCGACTGA
- a CDS encoding ammonium transporter, which translates to MLKRIALLTSFLLVLLPSLVLAGDAPLTAGQVQTNLNFVWTLVAAFLVFLMQAGFAMVEAGFTRAKNACNIMMKNMMDFSVGAIAFWAVGFGLMFGGSNGWFGTSDFFFGGAVGDDAPWNYAFWMFQVVFAATAATIISGAVAERTKFSAYLVYSVLVSALIYPIFGGWAWGSLYHGNGWLEGLGFIDFAGSSVVHSVGGWLALAGAIVVGPRLGKFDKDGKARPIPGHNIPIASLGVFLLWFGWYGFNPGSTTTGDTSIALIAVTTTLAGAAGAFSAMAATWIKYGKSDIGMTCNGALAGLVGITAGCANVSPASAVIIGLVAGVLVLFSVLFFEKIRIDDPVGAVSVHGVCGAWGTLAAGLFDSAGFSLKTVGVQLVGIGACFAWAFVAGLVVFKLIDLVIGMRVTEEEELAGLDFSEHGANAYPDFHTVHLGSVITPGGSGGNASRAVDSLSARPVEQP; encoded by the coding sequence ATGTTGAAGCGTATTGCCTTGCTGACCTCTTTCCTGCTGGTTCTGCTGCCGAGCCTGGTTTTGGCTGGAGACGCGCCGCTGACCGCCGGTCAGGTGCAGACCAACCTCAATTTCGTCTGGACCCTGGTGGCCGCTTTCCTGGTTTTCCTGATGCAGGCCGGGTTCGCCATGGTCGAGGCCGGGTTCACCCGGGCCAAGAATGCCTGCAACATCATGATGAAGAACATGATGGATTTCTCGGTTGGAGCCATTGCCTTCTGGGCGGTCGGCTTCGGTCTGATGTTCGGGGGCAGCAACGGCTGGTTCGGAACGTCTGACTTCTTTTTCGGTGGTGCCGTCGGTGATGACGCGCCCTGGAACTATGCGTTCTGGATGTTCCAGGTAGTTTTCGCCGCCACCGCCGCAACAATCATCTCCGGCGCGGTGGCTGAACGTACCAAGTTCAGTGCCTACCTGGTTTATTCGGTCCTGGTTTCGGCCCTGATCTATCCGATTTTCGGCGGCTGGGCCTGGGGATCCTTGTATCACGGCAACGGCTGGCTGGAGGGTCTCGGCTTCATCGATTTCGCCGGTTCGAGCGTGGTGCATTCGGTCGGCGGCTGGCTGGCCCTGGCCGGCGCCATCGTCGTCGGCCCGCGGCTCGGCAAGTTCGACAAAGACGGCAAGGCGCGGCCGATTCCGGGGCACAATATTCCCATCGCCTCCCTCGGGGTTTTCCTGCTCTGGTTCGGCTGGTACGGGTTCAATCCCGGGTCCACCACCACCGGTGATACTTCCATCGCGCTGATTGCCGTAACCACCACCCTGGCCGGCGCGGCCGGTGCCTTTTCCGCCATGGCCGCAACCTGGATCAAGTACGGCAAGAGCGATATCGGCATGACCTGCAACGGTGCCCTGGCCGGGTTGGTCGGCATCACCGCCGGTTGTGCCAATGTCAGCCCGGCCTCGGCGGTCATTATCGGTCTGGTGGCCGGGGTGCTGGTGCTCTTTTCGGTCCTCTTTTTCGAAAAGATCAGGATTGATGATCCGGTCGGTGCCGTTTCGGTCCACGGGGTCTGCGGCGCCTGGGGTACCCTGGCGGCCGGACTGTTCGACAGCGCCGGTTTTTCACTGAAAACCGTGGGTGTGCAGCTGGTCGGCATCGGTGCCTGTTTCGCCTGGGCTTTTGTTGCCGGGCTGGTGGTCTTCAAGCTGATCGACCTGGTGATCGGCATGCGCGTCACCGAAGAGGAGGAGTTGGCCGGTCTCGATTTCTCCGAACATGGCGCCAATGCCTATCCCGATTTCCATACCGTGCATCTCGGCAGTGTTATTACTCCCGGCGGCTCCGGTGGCAATGCCTCCAGGGCGGTCGATTCGCTTTCGGCCCGCCCGGTCGAACAACCCTGA
- a CDS encoding P-II family nitrogen regulator produces MKRVECIIKPFKLDDVKTALTDLGITGMTVSEVRGFGRQKGHTELYRGAEYQVDFIPKVKIDLVVAADQVGAVVAAVQKEACTGRIGDGKIFVSDIGQAVRIRTGEVGIDSL; encoded by the coding sequence ATGAAACGGGTCGAATGCATCATCAAGCCGTTCAAACTGGACGACGTCAAGACTGCCCTGACAGATCTCGGAATCACCGGGATGACCGTCAGCGAGGTCCGGGGTTTCGGGCGCCAGAAGGGGCACACGGAACTTTATCGCGGCGCCGAGTACCAGGTTGATTTCATCCCCAAGGTGAAGATCGACCTGGTGGTCGCCGCCGACCAGGTCGGGGCGGTGGTCGCAGCCGTGCAGAAGGAAGCCTGTACCGGCCGCATCGGTGACGGCAAGATTTTCGTTTCCGATATCGGTCAGGCGGTGCGTATCCGTACCGGAGAAGTCGGTATCGATTCCCTGTAA